A region of Maridesulfovibrio sp. DNA encodes the following proteins:
- a CDS encoding zinc ribbon domain-containing protein, whose product MPIYEYQCHECQQIFEEWQTSFEDKELECPVCGGLATKVLSNSSFVLKGGGWYSSGYCKTDSAAGKTGNSSPAGSSTSASTSPDSSAKSSGSASS is encoded by the coding sequence ATGCCGATTTATGAATACCAATGTCATGAATGTCAGCAGATATTTGAAGAATGGCAGACAAGCTTTGAAGATAAGGAACTGGAATGTCCGGTCTGCGGTGGGCTAGCCACCAAAGTCCTTTCCAATTCCTCTTTCGTGCTCAAGGGCGGAGGCTGGTATTCTTCCGGGTACTGTAAAACCGACTCAGCGGCCGGCAAAACCGGCAACTCCAGTCCGGCGGGAAGCAGTACCAGTGCATCCACTTCCCCGGACTCTTCCGCAAAGAGTTCCGGCAGCGCTTCAAGCTAG
- the purB gene encoding adenylosuccinate lyase: MIERYTRPAMGELWTLENRFRVWLEVEIAVCEAWHKLGRIPAADMEIIREKADFELERILEIEEKTKHDVIAFLTAVEEKVGPSSRFIHLGCTSSDIVDTANGVMLSRAGKMILDDLDEFLETLKEIAHANMGRMCMGRTHGIHAEPTSFGLKMAGFYAEFSRHRERIADALKSVSVGKISGAVGTYAMLDPEVERITCEILGLGVDPISTQIVQRDRHADFFTALGLLGGGIERLGVELRHLQRTEVLEVEEGFSKGQKGSSAMPHKKNPISAENLCGLSRLLRTNGLVSMENMPLWHERDISHSSVERVIMPDSTILADYILGRMTGVIKRLKINGDNMDRNLMASYGLFYSQRVLIALVEAGLERQKAYEMVQKVAMHCWENKVSFPDEVRKDETINSHLDAGALDEAFDMGYYTRYEEMIFKRVFGE; the protein is encoded by the coding sequence ATGATTGAAAGATATACCCGTCCCGCAATGGGTGAACTGTGGACTCTGGAAAACCGTTTCAGGGTTTGGCTTGAAGTTGAAATAGCCGTCTGCGAAGCATGGCATAAGCTTGGTCGTATTCCTGCTGCAGATATGGAGATCATCCGTGAAAAGGCTGATTTCGAGCTGGAGCGCATTCTTGAAATTGAAGAAAAGACCAAACATGATGTTATCGCTTTCCTTACTGCTGTAGAGGAAAAGGTCGGCCCCTCTTCACGTTTTATTCATCTCGGCTGCACTTCTTCCGATATTGTTGATACCGCAAACGGAGTTATGCTCAGCCGTGCGGGTAAGATGATTCTGGACGACCTCGATGAATTTCTTGAAACACTTAAGGAAATTGCCCACGCCAACATGGGACGCATGTGTATGGGCCGTACCCACGGCATTCACGCCGAGCCTACCAGCTTCGGCCTGAAAATGGCCGGGTTCTATGCTGAGTTTTCCCGTCACCGTGAACGTATTGCCGATGCCCTTAAGAGTGTCAGCGTAGGTAAGATTTCCGGTGCTGTGGGAACATATGCTATGCTTGATCCAGAAGTTGAACGCATTACCTGCGAAATTCTCGGTCTTGGAGTAGATCCCATTTCCACCCAGATCGTACAGCGTGACCGCCATGCGGATTTCTTCACTGCTCTCGGACTGCTCGGCGGCGGCATTGAGCGTCTCGGTGTTGAGCTGCGCCACCTGCAGCGTACCGAGGTGCTGGAAGTTGAAGAAGGTTTCAGCAAGGGCCAGAAAGGTTCCTCTGCTATGCCTCATAAAAAGAATCCTATCTCCGCTGAAAACCTCTGCGGTCTTTCCCGCCTGTTGCGTACCAATGGTCTTGTTTCCATGGAAAACATGCCTCTCTGGCATGAGCGGGACATCAGCCATTCCTCAGTGGAAAGGGTCATCATGCCCGACTCCACTATCCTCGCCGACTACATCCTTGGACGTATGACCGGTGTTATCAAAAGGCTTAAGATCAACGGTGACAACATGGACCGCAATCTTATGGCTTCTTACGGCCTTTTCTACTCCCAACGGGTGCTCATCGCATTGGTGGAAGCCGGTCTTGAGCGTCAGAAGGCATACGAGATGGTTCAGAAAGTGGCTATGCATTGCTGGGAAAATAAGGTTTCCTTTCCTGATGAAGTCCGTAAGGATGAAACCATCAATTCCCACCTTGATGCAGGTGCTCTGGATGAAGCATTTGATATGGGCTACTATACCCGCTACGAAGAGATGATTTTCAAAAGAGTCTTCGGTGAATAG
- a CDS encoding L,D-transpeptidase family protein — translation MIHVLRVFTAVFILLTGLTSYGHAQGWEPVIESTLLVPDYVLAVDKNSQKLHLLVHRSPLHAEVSFTCATGQVAGDKSVEGDLKTPEGVYFTTGKRTGLKDFELYGEMAFPLDFPNPVDRIKGKTGYGIWIHGRGKKLIPMDTKGCVALVNSDIEFLDDKIDPGTPVIIGEKVGWNNSDDAQSRESAELEKLVRKWAADWESRDNSFFDAYSPELFAKSERRSFKAFENRKKRIFSRAGWIDIEIYNLHALRGPDYWVTWFDQYYRSGRLSSSSSKRLYWQKVNGNWKIVGREYGPAIHSLKQRYLATKQTDVKAFLDEWKQSWLSADLDKYISLYDSDARQGRRKGVSSIRANKFSIWKERSPSSVEFGKVSLREHPQGLEAVFRQVYSDSSGYSDKGLKKLVLRPEKDGWLIVDEQWRKL, via the coding sequence ATGATTCATGTTTTGAGAGTGTTTACGGCGGTATTTATCCTGCTGACAGGCTTGACGTCATATGGTCATGCTCAGGGGTGGGAGCCTGTTATTGAGTCGACCTTGCTTGTTCCTGATTATGTCCTCGCCGTGGACAAGAACTCCCAGAAGCTGCATTTGCTGGTCCATAGGAGTCCCCTGCATGCAGAGGTAAGCTTTACCTGTGCAACCGGGCAGGTCGCTGGTGATAAATCCGTCGAAGGGGATTTGAAGACTCCTGAAGGCGTCTATTTCACCACCGGGAAGAGAACCGGATTGAAAGATTTTGAGCTTTACGGGGAAATGGCGTTTCCTCTTGATTTTCCCAACCCGGTTGACCGCATCAAGGGTAAAACCGGGTATGGTATCTGGATTCATGGCCGGGGTAAGAAGCTCATTCCCATGGACACTAAAGGGTGCGTGGCACTGGTTAATTCCGATATTGAGTTTCTTGATGACAAAATTGATCCGGGAACACCTGTGATTATAGGTGAAAAAGTCGGATGGAACAACAGCGATGATGCACAGTCCCGTGAATCCGCCGAGCTGGAAAAGCTGGTCCGTAAGTGGGCCGCCGACTGGGAATCCCGTGACAATAGTTTTTTTGATGCATACTCTCCCGAACTTTTTGCGAAATCCGAAAGACGTTCGTTCAAGGCTTTCGAGAACAGGAAAAAGAGAATTTTTTCCCGTGCCGGATGGATTGATATAGAGATCTACAACCTGCATGCCCTGCGTGGACCGGATTACTGGGTAACCTGGTTTGATCAGTACTACCGTTCCGGCAGGCTGTCTTCTTCTTCCTCCAAGCGGCTATACTGGCAGAAAGTTAATGGAAATTGGAAGATTGTGGGCCGGGAATACGGACCGGCTATCCATTCTCTTAAGCAGAGATATCTTGCGACTAAACAGACCGACGTAAAAGCTTTCCTTGATGAGTGGAAACAAAGCTGGCTTTCAGCGGACCTGGATAAATATATTTCCCTGTACGATTCCGACGCCCGGCAGGGACGAAGGAAAGGAGTCTCCTCCATCAGGGCCAACAAGTTTTCAATCTGGAAAGAGCGTAGTCCTTCTTCTGTCGAGTTTGGTAAAGTCTCACTGCGTGAGCATCCTCAAGGATTGGAAGCTGTTTTCAGGCAGGTTTATTCGGATTCATCCGGATACAGCGACAAGGGCCTTAAGAAACTGGTTCTCCGTCCGGAAAAAGACGGGTGGCTTATTGTTGATGAACAATGGAGAAAGCTCTGA